The following is a genomic window from Pseudomonas promysalinigenes.
CCAGGTTCCAGAAATTGTCATCTGGCAACAGTTCAACCGCATCGCGCATGTAGCCCTGAAACGCGACGATCGCTCGTAGCGGCACCGCCAGAGGCTTGGCCGGCCCTGTGGTACCTGAGGTGAACATCAACAGGAAGGGGTCGTCGCCTGAACGCATTACTGGCTCGCACTGCTCAGATGCAGCCTCAAGGCACTGATGGAAGTCCAACTCGGCGCTACGGGCTTTGACGGTAATGATTGTCGGGCATTGGTCCACATCATCGAGCTTGGCACGGTTGGCCTGATCAGTGACCACGACCCGGGCGCCGGACTGCTGCAGGCGATGCTCGATGGCCTTAGGGCCGAATGCAGTGAACAAAGGCTGGTATACGGCGCCAAGGCGCCAGGTGGCGAGAATGGTGACCAGCAGCTCAGCAGTGCGTGGCATCAAGCCTGCTACCCGGTCACCTGGGCCTACCCCTTGGGCCTTGAGCACAGTGGCAAAACGGGCGGCCTGTGTTTTGAGCTGATCGAAAGTGTAGCGCGTGGTGTTGCCATCACGATCCTCGTGAATCAACGCCAGCGCGCCTTGGCCGGCATGGCGGTCGCAACACTCGACACAGGCATTGAGCGAATCGAAGTTGCCATGCAAGGCACTACTGGCTGACTGGCCAAGGTCGAACCCTCGAATGGCCTCAGCATAATCGCGCATCGTTGGACTCCTGGATTATTGTTGTTGGAGTGAAACCATCGGTCCAACGATGTTCGCGCCGCCCAATCGCCGCGGCAATGGTCAAACCTGTCAAAGTGGATGACCGGTTTGGCCGCATTCTGCTAGGCACTCTCACGCTCTGCCGCACGCAGATAAGACTGCGTCAAGCCGCTGAATAGGCGCTGCGTCTCGGCATCTTTGAGCAGTTGTAGGTTCTCGACCTGGTCATGACGAGCAGCCGCAGGCAAAGCTGGCTGTTGAATTTGCACCCTGAGGATACGCTGGGTGTAGTCCGCCTCGATGGCTTCAAACATCCGGGCGTGCCGTTGGCGCAGGTAATGACGCCAGAAATCACGACGGCTCAGGCTATCGGTCAGGGCTTCCAAGGTCTGCGCGCGATTCACTCGCTGCAATACGCCATCGATCTGGGCCTGTGTCAGCTGGGCTGAGTCGGGATAGCGCATAGCACGGGGTTGATCCGGCAAGTTCAAGCGCTCACGCAGCCCGACCCTGAGGGCCAAGTCGACTGCCAACTGATCGACGACTTGCCCTGCGGCCGACCGTTGCCGGGCCTCACGGTAGGCTGCCGATTGCAGCTGATCCAAGCGGAACAGTTGCCTGCCAAACTCCACCAGCTGCGCACTAGGGTGCCCATTTGCGGTTTGCGCCAGCGCTTGCCTGACCCATATCTGCAGCGCACTGAACTGGCTGGCGACCGCGTCCGAACACGACAGTGGCACATCGGCCTGGCTAAATACTTGGCGGCAAAGCACAGGATCGCCGTCCAGCGCCCCCAACAGCGTCCAAACACCCTCCATCAGTGCTTCACGCCCAGCACCGGCGTGTAGATAGTCAGCCGTGAACTGCAACCGCGCTAGCAGCCGGAACAATGCGTCGCTGCCGGGTTGTTCCTGCAAGCGTTGCCACAATGCCTCTCGTGTTGTTTGAATCTGCGCGGTCGGGTGCTCCGCCCACAGCGCTCTGGCGCTTGGCAGGTCCACGGCGGGAAACGATTCTGATGGGTGCCCATGTACCTCAATGACGTCCAACGCATACAGGTTTCGAAGCTGTGCGACAGGCAAAGGGTTGCGCTCGACCAACAACGCACGGCGAAACCCATAGGGCATCAGCTGGATCTCTTGCGGTACGTCGCGCAGCAGGTTGTCGCGCAAGTCCGCGCACTCAAGCATCCCACATAGCTCCAGGCGTTGCGGCCAGGCGCCCAATCGGCAATGGCGCAAGTTCAGGGTGGCGAGACGGGAAAGCTGGTTGAAGCGTAAGTTCAACGCTTCCAGAGGGTTGTAGCTCAGATCCAGATGAACAAGTTCGGGCAAGCTATGAAGCACCTCGACGGTAGCGGCATCCAGGCGAATTTGATTGTGCGCCAGGCGCAACACGCGAATGCTCGGCAGATAACCCACCCCCAGCGGCAGGCGCAGCAAACGGTTGCTGCTCAGGTTCAAGTCGGTCACAGCACTGAATGGTCGCAGGAAATCGACCGGGATCTCGTTAATCGGCGAGTCGCGCAGGCACAGTGCCGTGATGCGATGAAATTCAATTTGTGGTGGCAAAGCTGGCAACGTTCTCAGGTGCGCTCCAGCAAGAAGCAAACGCTGCCCTTGGTCAGAGGGGTTGGCTTCAGCCTGAAGCCGCCACGCCCGCAGGATGCTGTCCGCGGTCAACCTGCGCGCAGCTTGTTGGCTTTCCTGCAGTTCCGCGCCCACCCAACGGTTCAAGTGCTCAATCAACTGCTCGTGATCATCCTGCAATTGCACCAGCCGCTCGAACACAGGCTGCGGCCCTTGTGCCAGGCGCGCCTGCTCGTCGTCGAGCCCTTGCTCAGTCAAGCTTGGGTACAGAGCACGCAACTGATCTCGAACAGTCGCTTGCTGTCGAGTGCCCAGACCTCCAGGGCGGCCGCTCAGCGGGTAGCCAATGCGCCCATGCTCCAGGCGGCGCACTGGGTTCGCCCAGCTACCCTGCTCGGGCCACCCCAGCATACGCGTGATGCCCCAATGGGTAGCGGGCAGCCGAGCCAGCAGGCGCTCACGCAACTGGCTCGCCGAAGCGCTGCCTGCGATTTGCATTGCGCTTCGTTGCTCAGGCGTGAGTGCCGCAGCGACAGCCTCGAAAACGCAACCTGGGTCGCCAAGCGTGGCGCGCAGTGCCTCACCACGGCCGTCGTAGACCGTGAAGGTGCCCTCATGCCACACCAGCCTGCGTTCCTGCTCGGTTTGCCCACCACTGCCCAGGTGTTTGATCGAGCGCCCATCCAGTGCCCCCTCACGCAAATCGATGTCAAGCCCCTGAAGGTCAAAGCTATCGAGCAAGGTCAGCACCAGCTCACCTGTCACATCGCTGTAGGCGGTGCTCAAATACAGGCCGGTCAAGCCTCGGGTCAGACGGGCCAGGCGCAACAGTGCCCGCGCATTCTTTGCACACTGCAACGGCAATCGCCTTTCGACACGGGCCATTTCGCGTTCAAGATCACTTGCCTGGCTAACCACTTCGCTGACATAGGCTGAGGGCAAACCGGGAAAATCCCGGTGCACCAGTGCTGTCATCGGGTCTTCGGCGAACGGTTGCCCGGTAAGGTAGCTGAACAGTTGCGGGCGCAGCCAGGCCTCGTCGGCCAGCACGTGGTCCAACCCTCTGCCACCACGATTCTGGCCCTCGCACCATGTCAACAACTCAATGTCCGAAGCCGTCAGAGTCTGGGCGCGTACATGCTCGAAGAATGTGCCAACCCGCGCATGGGCCTGGAAGGCTCGCAGGGTCTGCCTCAGATGCACAGGCGTTGGCCGGTTCTCAACCAGAATACCGCGCAGTGCATCTTCGTCGACATCGGCAACCTGCATCACTTGCGTGGCCTGGCGCGCCTCGATGGGGGGATGCTGCGGCCATAACACATCGAGCATGCGCTCAGGCCCCTGCCATGTCAGCGGTTGATCACGCAGCAGCCGCCAACTGCGCTCGCCGTTGTGCAGCACCATCGGCCCGTAGCCACCGCTCGTGGAGGCATGGCGTAAGCGGTACGGCCCGTCAGGTTGTGGTCGATGCATCTCGTAGTAGCGCCCGTCCATGCGCATCCAGCGGCGCCCTCCATAGCCATAGCGTCCATCTTCGAGCAGATCGATGTTGCCTGGCACGCTTTGGTAATTGGCAGCGTCGAAGTGCCATAGGCGGCTGCGCCCGTGCGCTAGGCTCACAGGCTCCAACCCCGCGATGAATGCGCTGCGCAGGTAGCTGACGCCGGCCACGGTCACAGCGCCAGCCACCACAGTTTCGGCAACGCTCAGTAAGTGCTCCAGGGCTTCATGCTGGTGGCCCCTGGACCAATCACTTATCCCTTCGAAAACTTCCGAACAGGTTTGCACCACCAACTGTCCCAACAGCAATGCACCCACCACCGGGATGAAGAAGCCGGCCAGGTTGAGCAAGTCCAAACCGGCCGATTGCCAAGCTTCGTGCCTTGCACGTGAAGCGGCGGCCTGAGCATCGGCGCTGGGTACAAGCAGTAGGCGGGCATCATTTTTCACGTGCGCAACCTGCACGGTCGCCATCGCCGCGAACAATTCGCCCTGTGCAGCTAGCCCCTTGAGCTGCAAGTCCGGGTGGGCATCCTGCAGGCGCAAGCCAAGGGTCATGATGAAACCTGGCCGCTGGTCCACGCCGATCAGCTGGCTGAAATACTGCCTATAGGCCTGGCTGCCCAGCTGGGTCGCCATCGCCTTATTCAACGCATCCAGAGTATCGAAGCGCCGAAGCGCCTTGTCTGGGTCGCCAGGCAGGTACAGCACAACGCCCCTGACCAAGCCCGTTTGGTCGCGCAATACAATCAACAACCCCTCGGCGGTTGGCCGCCCAAGTACGTGCAGCATCCCAGGGTAAGCCCGCAAGCCGCCCTCGAACTTCTCGGCGTCGCTCTGGCCTATCTCGCTCAGTGCAAGTTCCTCGGCGCCGCTGATATCCCCCTTCAGAGCAGCCACTTTGCAAGCAAGCTTAAGGGCTGCTCGCTTGTCTTGAGCCAAGAGCTCGAGGGCCTCCTGTGTGAACACCGTATCAAGCTCCGCTTGGTACCTGGCACCTACGTCAAGCGCGCGGCACGCCCTGACCAGCTGGGCTGCGGAACCGCTCAGCACCAGGTCACTGCCGGGCGCAACTAGGCCGGTTCCGTCGTAAAAGCTAGCATTGGCCGGGAAGTTACTCATCAGCTGCAGCAAACCATTCCGTCTTACTTCGCCATACCCGTAGGTCGGCAATGCCAGATTGGCCCCCATATCGAAGCGTGGCGTCACCACACGCCACTCCAGATCCGCAAAGGTGACCCCGGCGGGCAAAGGCTTTTGCAGCACGCCGGCCAGATGCTGCTCGGCGAATGCCTGCAAAGGCAGCAGCTGCTCGGTACAGGCTTGCACACGTGCCTGGCTTGCCTTGTACTCGGTGAAGCGGCTACGCAGTGCGGCAATCTGGGACGCCGAAGCCCGAGCCAGCCAATCAGGCAGCCGAGCACTTATGAAAGCGTCTGTAGCAGTGCTAAGGGTCGATTCGGACGCGGGTATTAGGTGATCCGTCATGGGAGTGCCTGCTGGGTACTGGGAAGCGTTTATGGTCGGTTGCTGGCAGCACCACAGGCAGGGGGAACTGCGCCTGGTACCGCTATGGGCTGCCATTTGCTTAGGCCAATGGTGCAAGAGGCGGGTTAGCTGGCAGGGTCTGGCAGCTCGGCCAAAGCCTCTCGAGTCAGGCGCAGCGCCAGTTCCTTCACCGCAGCCTGCCGCTCGTCCGCCAGGCGGTTGGCGGCAAGCAGATAGTCGCCGCTGCTCGAAGGTGAATTGTCCAGGGCTTCGAGTTGCGACCAAAATGGTGCTTCGACCTCGCTGAACAGCTGGCCATGGCTGCTGCGCAAGCTGTCCAACCAGAAATCTCGCTGGCTGACGTACCGCGCCAAAGCGTCGGTGGTCTCGGCGTGCCGGACAGCCATTGCCGCGGTGTCCAAATGATGCTGATTAACCCCGGAAAGGGCTGGAAAATGCATGGTGCGCGGCTGGCCTGGCAAGTCCAGTACCCGCGCCAAACCGATGCGGTAGGCCAGGCTCATTTCAACTTCATCGACATCCTGGCCTTGAGTTCGGCGTACTTGCATGTCTTCGCGAGCCAGGGTTTCTACCTGATCAAGCCTGAACAAGCGTCTAGCCAGTTCCAAGCGAGCTAGCCGGCCGGCCTGTGGCGGGCTTTCGCGCAACGCCTGCGCCACATAGACCTGTACTTCGAGTCTGCTGAAGCACGACGCCACACTGTCCATGCAGGTACGCGGGTGTGCAGCCAGGCTGAACAGATCATCACGCAGGCTGGTGTCGCCGGCGGCTTGCTCTAGCACTACCCAGACCCTACGGCGCAGGTCTGCAGGCACTCGTTCAAAGTCTTGGGTTCCGGTCAACGCATCCAGCAGCTGGAAAAAATCCTGGCTGCCAGGCTCGACGTTCAGGGCGTCCCACAACGCTGATCTGGCCTGATACTGCTCATCCGAATCCTCCAACCACAGCCCCCGCGTGCTGGCAGTCGGCGGTGGCGTGCCCGCGCCCGCCTCGATTGCCCGCATCGGCGGGCCGACACGTTGACTGATAGCCTCTGGCAGTGGATTACCCTCCAGCAAAAGGGTACGGCGCCAACGTTCAGGCGCAGCAAGCACAGCGTCGGAGACGCCCGTGATGTGGTTGTCGCGCAGATCGGCAACGATCAGCTGGGCACACTGTTGAAGATCTTCGGGCAGCGCCAGCAACTGGGTGCCCCGCAGGTTCAACTCCTCCAGCCGCAGCATTGTCTGAAGTTGCACACTGGTGGCTCCCAAAGGGTTGTAGCTCAGGTCCAGGGTGCGCAACCGGGTGAGACTTGCCAGCGCTCTGGCTCCGGCAACGGTGACGCTGATCTGGTTGCCAGCCAAGCGCAGGTTGCGCAACTGGCCAAGGTGAGCGAGATCATTGGGGATACTGGTCAAAACATTGTTGCCAAGGTTCAGCCAGCGCAGTTGAGTGAAGCAACGCAGAAACCCATCAGGAAGTTCATCCAGGCTCAGGCCCATCAATGTCAGGTGCGCGACATGGCCGAAATCTGTGTTGGCCGGCAGATGCGGTAGGCTGCGCAAGGGGATGTCGTGCAGGCTCAGGGTAAGCCCTTGGGGCACATCCCATTGGTCGATGATACGCTCGCCTATCAACTGCCAACTGCGCTGAAGCTGCAGCGCGGCCTGCCGCCTCAGGGCACTGGCGGTATCACCGCGCGCGCGGCTCACCCATTGTGCAAGGGCCTGTTCCAACATGCGGTATTGGCGCTCTTGCAGCAGCAAGTTGCTATAGGCAGAGCCCGGACGCTCCAGCAGCAGTTCCAGGTAGATCTGCACTTCGGCCTCGTTGAAGCCGGGGTAAAGCGCACGTATGCGAGACTGCAGCAGGTTCTGGGCAGCACCACCCCCAGTCATCCGCCCGCTCAACAGGTAACCGACGCGACCATCGGGCAGGCGCCGGACTGGGTTGCTCGGTGCGCCCGCGTCAGGCATGCCCAGTAACCGCAGCATGTCCTCGCGTTGCCGTGGTAGCCAGCCCTGCAGTGCCTTGCGCAGTTTCGCCGCACCGTCGGCACCGGCCCAGCCGAGGCGCGCTTTGTCTGCACCGCTCAGGCAGCTCAGGAGCAGCTCCAGCAGCTCGCCTGGCTCACCGGTCGCGCCGTGCAATGGAGCCTGTGTCGGGCCAAAGAGGCGGAATTTGCCGGCGGCCCTGACCAGTATCGGGTAGGGTTTAGCCAACGCTGGCTGGTGCAGACTGGCGAGCAACCTGCCCGTGGCCGAACGTTCGTGTAAAGCCAAAGGCTGTGTTGCAGGCCACCGCCCGGCCTGGCTCAACAAGGCAAATACTAGCCTGACCTGATCCGCCCGATAGCTGCACCTAAGGTATAAGCCCTCGCGCATGCGGGTCAGTTGGGCCACTTGCAGCAACTGGCGTGCCTGCTTGGCTACTGCCAGCGGTATGCGCAAACCCGTGCGCATTGCCACACGCTGCTCGTTGCTCAGGTGCCTGAGCAGGCTCACGGCATAGGCATCGGGCAGGCCAGGAAAGTCTCGCTGCAGCAACGCGCGCTGTGGGTCATCAGCCCAATAAACGTTGGCGAAGTGCTCGAACAGGCGCTCGCGCAGTTCATCAGCCTGCTGCACGATGGTGTCGCTTTGCGCTCGCAGGTCAAGCGTCTGAATCCCCAGGTGGTCGACGCACCATTGCCACAGTTCGGCATCGGTATCGGCAGCGCCGCTGGCTACTGCGCCAAGGAAGTGCTCGACTCTGGCATCCACCGCGAAGCGTTCCAAGGTATCGCGCAAGGCTACCGGCAGTGGTCGATTTTCCACCAACAGGCCACGCAGCAAGGCTTCATCCACCCCTGCCACCGCCATCACCTGGGCAGCTCGCTCATCCGTAAAGGCTTGCGCTGGCGGCCATAGTCGCCCCAGCAACAAAGCCTGGCCCTGCCATTCCAGAGGCCGTTCGTAGGTCAGGCGCCAGGCTCGCTCTCCGTTGAATTCCAAGGCCGGGCCAAAGGCCTGTGGATCGCGTGCATCCAGTAAACGCCAAGGGCCTTGGTCACTGTTAGCCCGCACTCGGTAGTACACCCCCTGCTGGAGCCACCAGTGGTCAGTCCCGTCACTGAGCAAGCCATTGTCGAGCGTCGTCAGTGGCGAGGGCGGGTTGGGATCGACATACGGCGCCAGAGTATTGAACCAGAGCCGCTGCTCACCTTCGTCATTGATCACAGGCTCCAGCCCGTCGACCCAGGCACTGCGGGTGAAGGCTCCCGCTACAAGCCTGGCGCCCGCCGCTGTGGCTGCATTGACTGCAACTGACTCAGCCACTGCGAGCATATGCCCCAGCGCTTCGTGCTGGTGGCCTTGCGACCAATCGGCAACGCCTTCGCAAACTTCACGCAGGGTGCTAATGACCATATCTGCCAACAACAGCTGACCCACTCCCGGCACAAAGAGCCCCGCCAGGTTCACCAGAGCAAGCCCAACCGACTGCATGAGCGCGAGACGATCGCGGGACTGACGCGCATCGACATCGGCATTGGGCACTGCCAGAAACCTTGCATCCTCGCGTATACGCTCCAAATGTGCCGCCGCAAGGGTTTCGAACAACGCTCCGTCCACCCTTTGCAACGAAGGCGCAAGGTCTGGCTCATCATCGAGCAGACGCAAGTTCAGTGTGTGCATAAACGCCGCGCGATCCTGCAGCGCCACGCGCTGCAGGAGCTTGTGTCTTTTTACTGGCGACTCCATCCACACCAACAGCAGCGTGTTCACCGCCCCCCAGGTGGCGAAATGCCGAACCGGATTGTCCGGGTCGTCTGGCATAACCAGCAATATTCCGTTCACCGCCTTGACCTCGATCGGCACACTGACGCTGGGCAGCCAGCTGCCGCTGAGCTCCACTGCCAGCACACCATCGAGCACACTGTTAAGCATCTGCAGCGGGCCGCAACGTACGTCAGTGCTCACTGCATGACGGGGTGAGCGACCCTGTGCCAAGTCGCGCAATACCCTTAGCTCTTCAGACGGTATCAGCCTGCGGCTGGCGGCGATTTCGGTTCGCAAAGCCAGGGCCAGGCGTATATCGGTGGCCACTTCCCGCGCGAAGTTTTCAGTCAGCAGCTGCGCCAGATGCTGCTGATACTGGTGGCCCACATCCACAGAACGGCACAGCTCAACGACACCGTCGCTGTCTTTGCTCAAAACCTGCTCCGCAGCCCCGGCGGCCTGATCAGCCGGGTACACCAAGGCGGTCTCGCTGTAAAACGACTCGCCTGCCTGAAAGTTCTGCATCAGTTTTTGCAGGGCCGGCATGCGCACGAAGTAACTGTGGTCTACCGGCAATTGATCGGGTTTGAGGGTGAATTGACGACGCTCTTCCCGCCAGACCGCGCGCGCCAGGTCGATGTGCAACCCCATTGACCTGCCCAGTTGGGTCTCGAGCATGCGCTTTGCGAACGCGTCCAATGGCTGCAACCTTGCTAATACAGCGGCAATCTTTCGTTGGCTTGCCATGTGCAACTGGTAAGCCTGCCGTATATCGATGACTTGCTGTGCTGACAACGAACCAAGCCAGGCGCTCATGCGTTCAGCAAGAAACTGATCGGCCGCATGGGCCAGTTTCGCGGGGTGGGTGGCGATTGGCATGCAGGTAACCCTTGGGTGGGAAACGTGCAAAGATGCGCGCCACGCCAAGCGCCGGGCAGGGGGAATCAATGACTGGTCTGTCGAGCCTGAATCAAGGCCCGATAGTGCCCAGGGTTGCAGCCAAACCACTTGCGAAACGCTTTGTAGAACGAACTGCTGTCGGCAAAGCCCAGACGCTCGGCGATTTCGCCCATTGCCACATCGTCCCCGCTCAACCAGGCGATCGCCAACTCACGGCGCACGCTGTCTTTCAAGCCTTGGTAGGTCTGGCCCTCTTCGGCCAAACGGCGGCGCAAGGTCGAGACTGACAGGCACAGCTGCCGTGCAAGTTGGTCGGCATCGGGCCATTGCCCGGGTGCCAATTGCAACAGGTCGGTACGGATACGCCGCCCGAGGCTAGACGGGTCACGGTACTTGACCAGAATGTTGCCGGGAATTTCGGCCAGAAAGCGCTGCAGCTCTTGCTCAGTGCGCCGCAGTGGCAATTGCAGGCACTCTGAAGGAATAATCATGCGCGTGCGCGGGCGCATGAACTGAAGGTTTTCGGAGAACATGACTCGGTAATCATCGCAAAATGGCGGCTCGGCGCAGCGCAGATCGATAGCCAGAATCGGAATACGCCGCCCCGCAAGCCAGCACGCCACGCCATGCACGATCATCCAGAAAGTGAAATAGGTGAAGGCCCGACGGGGTTCTTCACGTGGCTCATTGATCACGATTTCGGCCAGGCCCTGCTGGCGTACCAAGCCAGGCTGCATGTCCTGCAGCATCAGCGAAAGAAACGTCAGTGCGGTCTCAATGCCAGCCCCGAGGGTTGGTTGCCCCATACTGGCGCGGCACATGAACGCTAGGCTGCCGCTGCGCAGGCCTCGCGGGTCCATGGCGAAGAACTCATCGTTGCAGCGGCGCGCCAGCAAGCGCCATAGGCGGGCATAGGACTCGGCACTGACCCGTGCCTGGGGCTGGTGAAGGTGTTCGAAGGCAATGCCGGCCCCGGCCAGCAGGCTGGCGTCAGGCTCTGCGGCGGGGCAGGTCTGCAGCAAGGCTTCACGCACCAACTGCATGGAAATGGTGTCTTTGTCGCTCATCGACGTTCCTGTCGGCGGGTTGCCGGCCATCTTAGGCCGCCTCAGGCAAAACAGCCATCACTGCGCTGCCAAGCCCAGAAACGCTTGGATCAAGCGCAATTCGCTGCGCCGTTGCAGGCACCCGAGCCAGTGCTGGCTGACCAGCCCCTCACCGGCCAATGGCCGCGCTACCACCCTTGGATCGTTGGCCACCTCGGTGGAAGAAACCACCCCAACACCCAGCTCGGCTGCCACCGCTTCGGTAACCGCTTCCCGGCTGTCCAGTTCCAGCAACACCCTTGGCTGCACGCCCGCCTGCAGGCACGCCTTATCAAAGGTACGGCGCGTGGTTGAGCCGGGTTCGCGCAGCACCATGATCTGCTGATGCAGCGCGGCCAGCGGCACGTCGCCTTTAGCGCTGGCCCAGGGATGCCCGGCGGGCACCAACACACACACGCGCGATTGGCAGAGCGGCTGCAAATAAAGCCCCTTGCGAGGCGCTATCTCGGTCAGCACCGCCACGTCGGCATGCTCGGACAGCAATGCCGCCAGTGTCTGCTGAGCGTTGCCAAGGCGCAGATTCACCGTGATGCCAGGGTAGCGTTCGCGCAACTGCGCCAGCATGGGCATGACCCGATGTGGGCCATCGGCAGCCACTTCCAAGCGTCCGGTCAGTAATTGTCGGTTGGCCTCAAGCATGGCCTGGGCTTGCTCTGCCAAGCCGAACATGGCGCGAGTGATGGCGGCCAGGCGGATGCCCTCTTCGGTCAACTCCACCCGACGTGCAGTGCGTCGCAACAGGGTGACCTGGTAGTGCTCCTCCAGGGCTTTGACATGACCGGTGACCGCCGGCTGACTGATGAACAGCCGCTCTGCCGCGCGGGTAAAGCTGCCCTCACGGGCAACCGCATCGAAGGCACGCAACTGGAACAGGTTCATACTCATCGGCCTGACTTATAGCTGGGATAACAACAAGCAATTTGATTGATACAAGCCTGGATTGCAACCTAGCCACCCATCGTTACTGCCCAGCGCCCGCGAGGAATAACGCAATGCGCAATGCCCCAGTTCTTCTGACTCCAGGCCCCCTTACCACATCGATGCGCACCCGCCAGGCCATGCTGGTGGATTGGGGATCTTGGGATCGCGACTTCAACCAACTGACGGCCAATGTCTGCGAGCAACTGCTCGCAATTGTCGGCGCCAGCGCCAGCCATCACTGCGTGCCTCTGCAAGGCAGTGGCACCTTCGCGGTGGAGGCTGCTATCGGCACGCTGGTACCGCGCGACGGTAAAGTGCTGGTGCTGATCAACGGCGCCTATGGCCAGCGACTGGCCAAGATCTGCCAGGTGCTGGGCCGCAGCTACAGTGTTTTCGAAACCAGCGAGGATCAGCCGACCACAGCTGCCGATGTCCAGCGCCTGCTGGCTGGCGACCCGGCGGTAAGCCACGTGGCCTTGATCCACTGCGAGACCAGTACAGGCATTCTCAACCCGCTGGCCGACATAGCCCAGGTGGTCCAGCGCCACGGCAAGCGCCTGATCATCGACGCCATGAGCTCGTTCGGCGCGCTACCGATCGACGCCCGCGAAATTCCATTCGAAGCACTCATCGCGGCCTCCGGAAAGTGCCTGGAAGGCGTGCCTGGCATGGGTTTCGTATTTGCCGAGAAAAACGCTTTGGCTGGCGCCCAAGGCAATGCTCACTCGCTCGCCATGGACCTGCATGACCAGCACGCTTACATGGCCAAGACCGGCCAGTGGCGCTTTACCCCGCCCACCCATGTGGTCGCCGCCCTCTATGAGGCGTTGCAGCAGTACCACGAAGAAGGTGGCCTACCAGCACGCCACCAGCGCTACGCCGAGAACTGCAAGACCCTGCTCCAAGGCATGGCCGCCATTGGCCTGCGCACCTTCCTGCCCGCCAACATCCAGGCACCGATCATTGTCACCTTCCATGCTCCCCGCGATCCCTGCTACCAGTTCAAAGACTTCTACGAGCGAGTCAAAGCCAAAGGTTTCATCCTTTACCCGGGCAAGTTGACCCAGGTCGAAACCTTCCGCGTCGGTTGCATCGGTGTGGTCGGTGCCGATGGCATGCAGGCGGCGGTAAATGCCGTGGCCGATGCACTGCGGGAACTGCAAGTGCAGGACATCTGACCCTCGCCCCTCAATTCAGGAATTAGCGCTGATGAACTACAGCCACCCTACCCAGCTGCAAGCCGCCATCCTCGACTGGGCCGGCACCGTGGTCGACTTCGGCTCGTTCGCCCCCACCCAGATCTTCGTCGAAGCCTTCGCCGAGTTCGACGTGCAGGTGTCCGTCGAGCAAGCGAGGGGCCCTATGGGCATGGGCAAATGGGACCACATTCGTACCCTGTGTGACCTGCCTGACATCGCCGAGCGCTACCGCCAGGTGTTCGGCCGCACCCCGACCGACGATGACGTGACTGCCATCTACAATCGCTTCATGCCGCTGCAGATAGAAAAGATCGCCATGCATTCGGCGTTGATACCTGGGGCGCTGCACACCCTGACCCGACTGCGCCAGAGCGGCTTGAAGATCGGCTCGTGCTCGGGCTATCCGAAGGTTGTCATGGACAAGGTGGT
Proteins encoded in this region:
- a CDS encoding NEL-type E3 ubiquitin ligase domain-containing protein, yielding MTDHLIPASESTLSTATDAFISARLPDWLARASASQIAALRSRFTEYKASQARVQACTEQLLPLQAFAEQHLAGVLQKPLPAGVTFADLEWRVVTPRFDMGANLALPTYGYGEVRRNGLLQLMSNFPANASFYDGTGLVAPGSDLVLSGSAAQLVRACRALDVGARYQAELDTVFTQEALELLAQDKRAALKLACKVAALKGDISGAEELALSEIGQSDAEKFEGGLRAYPGMLHVLGRPTAEGLLIVLRDQTGLVRGVVLYLPGDPDKALRRFDTLDALNKAMATQLGSQAYRQYFSQLIGVDQRPGFIMTLGLRLQDAHPDLQLKGLAAQGELFAAMATVQVAHVKNDARLLLVPSADAQAAASRARHEAWQSAGLDLLNLAGFFIPVVGALLLGQLVVQTCSEVFEGISDWSRGHQHEALEHLLSVAETVVAGAVTVAGVSYLRSAFIAGLEPVSLAHGRSRLWHFDAANYQSVPGNIDLLEDGRYGYGGRRWMRMDGRYYEMHRPQPDGPYRLRHASTSGGYGPMVLHNGERSWRLLRDQPLTWQGPERMLDVLWPQHPPIEARQATQVMQVADVDEDALRGILVENRPTPVHLRQTLRAFQAHARVGTFFEHVRAQTLTASDIELLTWCEGQNRGGRGLDHVLADEAWLRPQLFSYLTGQPFAEDPMTALVHRDFPGLPSAYVSEVVSQASDLEREMARVERRLPLQCAKNARALLRLARLTRGLTGLYLSTAYSDVTGELVLTLLDSFDLQGLDIDLREGALDGRSIKHLGSGGQTEQERRLVWHEGTFTVYDGRGEALRATLGDPGCVFEAVAAALTPEQRSAMQIAGSASASQLRERLLARLPATHWGITRMLGWPEQGSWANPVRRLEHGRIGYPLSGRPGGLGTRQQATVRDQLRALYPSLTEQGLDDEQARLAQGPQPVFERLVQLQDDHEQLIEHLNRWVGAELQESQQAARRLTADSILRAWRLQAEANPSDQGQRLLLAGAHLRTLPALPPQIEFHRITALCLRDSPINEIPVDFLRPFSAVTDLNLSSNRLLRLPLGVGYLPSIRVLRLAHNQIRLDAATVEVLHSLPELVHLDLSYNPLEALNLRFNQLSRLATLNLRHCRLGAWPQRLELCGMLECADLRDNLLRDVPQEIQLMPYGFRRALLVERNPLPVAQLRNLYALDVIEVHGHPSESFPAVDLPSARALWAEHPTAQIQTTREALWQRLQEQPGSDALFRLLARLQFTADYLHAGAGREALMEGVWTLLGALDGDPVLCRQVFSQADVPLSCSDAVASQFSALQIWVRQALAQTANGHPSAQLVEFGRQLFRLDQLQSAAYREARQRSAAGQVVDQLAVDLALRVGLRERLNLPDQPRAMRYPDSAQLTQAQIDGVLQRVNRAQTLEALTDSLSRRDFWRHYLRQRHARMFEAIEADYTQRILRVQIQQPALPAAARHDQVENLQLLKDAETQRLFSGLTQSYLRAAERESA